A genome region from Hoplias malabaricus isolate fHopMal1 chromosome 8, fHopMal1.hap1, whole genome shotgun sequence includes the following:
- the nkx1.2la gene encoding NK1 transcription factor related 2-like,a, translating to MFEYQDTAAKTTADHRISFSIIDILDPKKFTRKQLDGVSKDRSVSPFRVECGGAEEGDAPTEASYRSEKDKDPGVHPVEDPQGSFSTHPTHEAETSPALSSIQSRLCPGEEVEPADGESISVTEPSRSRRRRPDHSCTRPRRARTAFTYEQLVALENKFRATRYLSVCERLNLALSLSLTETQVKIWFQNRRTKWKKQNPGADGTMQSNSATLPSLSPNTGAGACGSLPGGFRPFPPFSTGDVLFHSSSSLPMSSTGGILHPFLPPGYLHPTLFPPHL from the exons ATGTTTGAGTATCAGGACACAGCGGCCAAGACCACCGCCGACCACAGAATTTCCTTCTCGATTATTGACATATTGGATCCCAAGAAGTTCACGCGGAAACAGCTGGACGGAGTTTCTAAAGACAGGAGTGTGTCACCTTTTCGTGTTGAATGTGGAGGCGCTGAAGAAGGTGATGCTCCTACAGAAGCTTCATACCGCAGCGAGAAGGATAAGGATCCAG GTGTGCACCCAGTGGAAGATCCCCAGGGCTCGTTCTCAACTCACCCCACACACGAAGCTGAGACGTCTCCTGCTCTCAGCAGCATCCAGTCTCGTCTGTGTCCCGGTGAGGAGGTGGAACCTGCTGATGGGGAGAGCATCTCTGTAACGGAGCCATCTCGCTCTCGACGCCGCAGACCCGACCACAGCTGTACCAGACCCCGCCGAGCCAGGACGGCCTTCACCTACGAGCAGCTGGTGGCCCTGGAGAATAAGTTCCGTGCCACACGCTACCTGTCCGTTTGTGAGAGGCTTAACCTGGCACTGTCGCTGAGCCTCACCGAGACACAGGTCAAGATCTGGTTCCAGAACCGCAGAACCAAATGGAAGAAGCAGAACCCAGGGGCCGATGGAACCATGCAGTCCAACAGCGCCACACTTCCAAGCCTCAGCCCCAACACTGGAGCAGGAGCTTGTGGATCCTTACCAGGAGGATTCCGCCCTTTCCCTCCTTTCAGCACAGGAGACGTCCTCTTTCACTCCTCAAGTTCTTTGCCCATGTCATCCACTGGTGGCATCCTGCATCCATTCCTGCCCCCAGGCTACCTGCATCCAACTCTCTTTCCTCCCCATTTATGA